A single Watersipora subatra chromosome 7, tzWatSuba1.1, whole genome shotgun sequence DNA region contains:
- the LOC137399620 gene encoding uncharacterized protein — MPKGQESNADTNKGLTEERPECMGCKAVAFTTPLFISAYLIYQHQSIERIRNSPVAANWTGKKAWKLQAHRVNMCFIVPFSICYATYSYLFGFGIYRPLGDDETPQLSLRKEIEYDVDSFTRGTIKLSDWLSESVANNRGLLGDTFRKIQRVFFGVQPPASDGKNLTGQDKPK; from the exons ATGCCGAAAGGACAAGAAAGTAACGCT GATACAAACAAAGGGTTGACCGAGGAAAGACCGGAATGTATGGGATGCAAGGCTGTAGCCTTCACCACTCCTCTGTTTATTTCTGCATATCTCATATACCAGCATCAATCCATCGAGAGAATTCGCAACAGCCCTGTAGCAGCTAACTGGACTGGTAAAAAGGCGTGGAAACTTCAAGCCCATCGAGTGAACATGTGCTTCATCGTGCCTTTCA GCATATGCTATGCCACCTATTCTTACCTCTTCGGCTTTGGCATCTACAGACCTCTTGGTGACGATGAAACTCCTCAATTGTCCCTTCGGAAAGAAATTGAATATGATGTAGACAGCTTTACTCGGGGAACGATAAAGCTATCTGATTGGCTGAGCGAGTCTGTAGCAAACAATAGGGGGTTACTTGGAGACACATTCCGCAAAATTCAACGAGTATTCTTTGGAGTGCAGCCACCGGCATCAGACGGTAAAAATTTGACAGGGCAAGACAAACCCAAGTAg